One region of Tistrella mobilis genomic DNA includes:
- a CDS encoding peptide deformylase yields the protein MPVRPIVMIPDPRLAQPAADVTSFDAALNALAQDLLDTMRDAPGIGITAPHLGLLHRVVVIELPDDPEGVRIYVNPRITWSSDETVIHEEGSVSMPGVSEEVERPARIRLGWQDLTGAAHEAEADGLLAICLQHEIDQLDGIFWTRRLSKLRRDRLHKRYEKMRKAGSR from the coding sequence ATGCCCGTCCGCCCGATCGTGATGATCCCCGACCCGCGCCTCGCACAGCCGGCGGCCGATGTCACCAGCTTCGACGCCGCACTCAACGCGCTGGCCCAAGACCTGCTGGACACGATGCGCGACGCCCCCGGCATCGGCATCACCGCCCCGCATCTGGGCCTTTTGCATCGCGTGGTGGTGATCGAACTGCCCGACGACCCGGAAGGCGTGCGCATCTATGTCAACCCGCGCATCACCTGGTCGTCAGACGAGACCGTGATCCACGAGGAAGGCAGCGTCTCCATGCCCGGCGTCAGCGAAGAGGTGGAACGCCCGGCCCGCATCCGCCTCGGCTGGCAGGACCTGACCGGCGCTGCACACGAGGCCGAGGCCGACGGCCTGCTCGCCATCTGCCTCCAGCACGAAATCGACCAGCTGGACGGTATTTTCTGGACCCGCCGCCTGTCCAAGCTCCGCCGCGACCGGCTGCACAAGCGGTACGAGAAGATGAGGAAGGCGGGCAGCCGGTAA
- a CDS encoding acyl-CoA dehydrogenase family protein has protein sequence MVDQTTAAAADTEDGEILATIDKWLARDVRPHVLKLDHADEYPHEIVAQMKELGLFGATIPVEYGGLGLNATTYAKIVETIAETWMSLSGIINSHLIMSACVARQGTPEQKAYYLPKFATGELRGGLALTEPDAGTDLQGIRTRARRDGDHYVVNGTKTWITNGIEGSCFALLVKTDPEANPRHKGMSMFIAEKGPGFTVSKKLEKLGYKGIDSAELVFEDYRIPADRLIGGVEGQGMQAALGGLELGRINIAARGCGLASASLKDSVRYAQIRKTFGKPICEHQAIQLKLGEMATRLQAARLLTYDAARAYDRGERCDMEAGMAKYFASEAAVANSLEAMRIHGGYGYSKEYDVERYFRDAPLMCIGEGTNEIQRMIIAKQLIARNPA, from the coding sequence ATGGTTGACCAGACCACCGCCGCTGCCGCAGACACCGAGGACGGCGAGATCCTCGCCACGATCGACAAGTGGCTCGCCCGCGATGTGCGGCCCCATGTGCTGAAGCTCGATCATGCCGATGAGTACCCGCACGAGATCGTCGCCCAGATGAAGGAGCTGGGCCTGTTCGGCGCCACGATTCCGGTCGAGTATGGCGGCCTTGGCCTGAACGCCACCACCTATGCGAAGATCGTCGAGACCATCGCCGAGACCTGGATGTCGCTGTCGGGCATCATCAACAGCCATCTGATCATGTCGGCCTGCGTCGCCCGCCAGGGCACGCCCGAACAGAAGGCGTATTACCTGCCGAAATTCGCGACCGGCGAACTGCGCGGCGGCCTGGCCCTCACCGAGCCCGATGCCGGTACCGATCTTCAGGGCATCCGCACCCGGGCGCGGCGCGATGGCGACCACTATGTCGTCAACGGCACCAAGACCTGGATCACCAACGGCATCGAAGGCTCGTGCTTCGCGCTGCTGGTCAAGACCGACCCCGAGGCGAACCCGCGCCACAAGGGCATGTCGATGTTCATCGCCGAGAAGGGCCCCGGCTTCACGGTGTCGAAGAAGCTGGAGAAGCTGGGCTATAAGGGCATCGATTCGGCCGAACTGGTCTTCGAGGACTATCGCATCCCGGCCGACCGGCTGATCGGCGGCGTCGAGGGCCAGGGCATGCAGGCAGCGCTGGGCGGGCTGGAACTGGGCCGGATCAACATCGCCGCCCGCGGCTGCGGCCTCGCCTCGGCCTCGCTGAAGGATTCGGTGCGCTATGCCCAGATCCGCAAGACCTTCGGCAAGCCGATCTGCGAACATCAGGCGATCCAGCTGAAGCTGGGCGAGATGGCCACCCGCCTGCAGGCGGCGCGCCTGCTGACCTATGATGCCGCCCGCGCCTATGACCGCGGCGAACGCTGCGACATGGAAGCCGGCATGGCCAAGTATTTCGCCTCGGAAGCCGCGGTCGCCAACAGCCTGGAGGCGATGCGCATCCATGGCGGCTATGGCTATTCCAAGGAATACGACGTCGAGCGCTATTTCCGCGACGCGCCGCTGATGTGCATCGGCGAAGGCACCAACGAGATCCAGCGCATGATCATCGCGAAGCAGCTGATCGCGCGGAACCCGGCATGA
- a CDS encoding CaiB/BaiF CoA transferase family protein, with the protein MTIGGDIPTAAIPTGPAADDDRPLAGIRVLAIEQYGAGPFASLYLSDMGAEVIKIEPTPSGTQKGGDSARQSGPHFLGENDSQFFQTFNLGKRSIALDLKSPAGRTVFEKLVGTADAVMNNLRGDQPDKLGITHQALKAVKPSIVCAHLSGYGRSGPRAAWPAYDYLMQAEAGFIALTGDPEGGGTRMGLSVVDYLTGLTTAFALTSALFGAMRTGRGRDVDVTLYDVAVHQLTYPAIWYLNEGTTTERRPRGGHPAVVPCEQFPVADGAIYVMCMLPKFWHALCEIAGLPDLAADPRFADVPSRFRNRDALAAILDPVFATRTMADWVAAFAGRLPAAPVLSLAQALDNPFLAERGGIQNVDHPAKPGMRVLSNPIRLDGAVMKAKPGPGLGADTDALLGELGYDPAAIAALRAEGAVA; encoded by the coding sequence ATGACCATCGGCGGCGACATCCCCACCGCCGCCATCCCGACCGGCCCGGCCGCGGACGACGACCGTCCGCTGGCCGGCATCCGGGTGCTGGCGATCGAACAGTACGGGGCCGGCCCCTTCGCCAGCCTCTATCTTTCCGACATGGGCGCCGAGGTCATCAAGATCGAGCCCACGCCTTCAGGTACGCAGAAAGGCGGCGACAGCGCCCGCCAGAGCGGCCCGCATTTCCTGGGCGAGAACGACAGCCAGTTCTTCCAGACCTTCAACCTGGGCAAGCGCAGCATCGCGCTCGACCTGAAATCCCCCGCCGGCCGGACGGTGTTCGAAAAACTGGTCGGAACCGCCGATGCGGTGATGAACAATCTGCGCGGCGACCAGCCCGACAAGCTGGGCATCACCCATCAGGCGCTGAAAGCGGTCAAGCCGTCGATCGTCTGCGCCCATCTGTCGGGCTATGGCCGCAGTGGCCCGCGCGCAGCCTGGCCGGCCTATGACTATCTGATGCAGGCCGAAGCCGGCTTCATCGCGCTGACCGGCGACCCGGAAGGCGGCGGCACCCGGATGGGCCTGTCGGTGGTCGACTATCTGACCGGGCTGACCACCGCCTTCGCGCTGACCTCGGCCCTGTTCGGCGCCATGCGCACCGGCCGCGGCCGCGATGTCGACGTCACCCTCTACGATGTCGCGGTGCACCAGCTGACCTATCCGGCGATCTGGTATCTGAACGAGGGCACCACCACCGAACGGCGGCCGCGCGGCGGCCATCCCGCGGTCGTGCCCTGCGAGCAGTTCCCGGTGGCGGATGGTGCGATCTATGTGATGTGCATGCTGCCCAAATTCTGGCATGCGCTCTGCGAGATCGCAGGCCTGCCCGATCTTGCCGCCGATCCGCGCTTCGCCGACGTGCCGTCGCGTTTCCGCAACCGCGATGCCCTCGCCGCCATCCTGGATCCGGTTTTCGCCACCCGGACCATGGCCGACTGGGTGGCCGCCTTCGCGGGCCGGCTGCCGGCGGCACCGGTGCTCTCCCTCGCCCAGGCGCTGGACAACCCGTTCCTGGCCGAACGCGGCGGCATCCAGAATGTCGACCATCCGGCAAAGCCGGGCATGCGGGTGCTCTCCAACCCCATCCGGCTGGATGGGGCGGTGATGAAGGCAAAGCCTGGCCCCGGGCTCGGTGCCGATACCGATGCGCTGCTGGGCGAGCTTGGCTACGATCCGGCCGCGATCGCCGCCCTGCGTGCCGAAGGGGCCGTGGCATGA
- a CDS encoding DMT family transporter, producing MIAGDRPRIIGWTVVAMIAFAANSVLCRWALDRTAIDPAAFTGIRLASGAAMLWLCLRAGRPVARVAGSWAGAAALSAYAAAFSFAYVALPAASGALLLFGAVQVTMITAGLIRGERLRRLQWLGIALAAGGLVALLAPEAQAPDPGVPAPDPVAAALMLASGAAWGAYSLIGRRSRDPLATTAGNFIRSLPLALLLLVPALLRMEIDPAGMALALASGAVASGLGYAVWYAVLPALGAAQAASVQLSVPVIAALGGTLLLGEAITWHLVAVAVAVLGGIALVIRPAARG from the coding sequence ATGATCGCGGGCGATCGCCCCCGCATCATCGGCTGGACGGTGGTGGCGATGATCGCCTTCGCGGCCAATTCGGTGTTGTGCCGCTGGGCGCTGGACCGGACCGCGATCGATCCCGCCGCCTTCACCGGCATCCGGCTCGCCTCGGGCGCGGCGATGCTGTGGCTTTGCCTCAGGGCGGGGCGGCCTGTGGCGCGGGTTGCCGGCTCTTGGGCGGGGGCCGCGGCGCTGTCGGCCTATGCCGCCGCCTTCTCTTTCGCCTATGTCGCTCTGCCGGCGGCATCGGGCGCCCTGCTGCTGTTCGGCGCGGTGCAGGTGACGATGATCACGGCCGGGCTGATCCGCGGCGAGCGGCTGCGGCGGCTGCAATGGCTGGGGATCGCGCTGGCCGCCGGCGGGCTGGTGGCTCTGCTGGCCCCCGAGGCGCAGGCACCAGATCCGGGGGTGCCTGCGCCCGATCCGGTCGCGGCGGCGCTGATGCTGGCAAGCGGCGCCGCCTGGGGTGCCTATTCACTGATCGGCCGGCGGAGCCGCGACCCGCTCGCCACCACCGCCGGTAATTTCATCCGCAGCCTGCCGCTGGCGCTGCTGCTGCTGGTGCCGGCGCTGCTGCGGATGGAGATCGATCCGGCGGGGATGGCGCTTGCGCTGGCCTCGGGCGCCGTCGCCTCGGGCCTCGGCTACGCCGTCTGGTATGCGGTGCTGCCGGCGCTGGGGGCGGCACAGGCGGCTTCGGTCCAGCTGTCGGTGCCGGTGATCGCGGCGCTGGGCGGCACGCTGCTGCTGGGCGAGGCGATCACCTGGCACCTGGTCGCCGTGGCCGTGGCGGTACTGGGCGGGATCGCGCTGGTGATCAGGCCTGCTGCACGCGGCTGA
- a CDS encoding YciI family protein, producing MLYAVLCYDREDLTEAWPEDRMAGTMARLEAVQADLAAAGRLGPVARLMPTAHAKTVTKSETPTVTDGPFAETREQLLGFFIIDCADAAAAEAAAADLARANASGTGVYELRPLRLLKPGVLP from the coding sequence ATGCTCTACGCCGTGCTCTGCTATGACCGCGAGGACCTGACCGAAGCCTGGCCCGAGGATCGGATGGCCGGAACCATGGCGCGGCTGGAGGCGGTGCAGGCCGATCTGGCTGCCGCCGGCCGCCTGGGGCCGGTCGCACGGCTGATGCCGACGGCGCATGCGAAAACGGTGACCAAGAGCGAGACGCCGACGGTCACCGACGGCCCCTTCGCCGAGACCCGCGAACAGCTGCTGGGCTTCTTCATCATCGACTGTGCCGATGCGGCGGCGGCAGAGGCCGCGGCCGCTGATCTGGCGCGGGCCAATGCCAGCGGCACGGGGGTGTACGAACTCCGCCCGCTCCGTCTTCTGAAGCCGGGCGTGCTGCCATGA
- a CDS encoding methyl-accepting chemotaxis protein: protein MFRTSISGLLTTIQLAMLAGLLAAASILAANAWWDRAAAERVVDAARTDRALFTGVIDTRAQIAAVQTALLTEDAPQTTISQVRDKADAAAAGAIDFARRMTGDEARRGTEAVTAAIAAMQTKRATIDSLAARPRDQRQLADSASWRESVYASVNAMLALSDLIGDELRMTDPTIAELVQIRRFAWQLRDQFGSQCSLLRPLVAASTPIPPETRTTWAAGIGGWRAALAGIDALIARPGTPATVAARIGTARAQVTDTQARMDALVAGLDGSGGPAMEARAYTAMCNGPFDAILAISTAALDEAVRLAEGRQSAATVNLGLTLAGFVLALALSVLGLVVILRRFRRPISTLMTAVGRLGAHDFETPVPAPRNPDEIGRLAIALEDLRINAREAGRLEAEAATARARDVARAKTIHDLSRSFEGEVTAALAGISHAGNTLRNTAAHMRALADAASARATTGAGATAEAASSVQTVAAATEELAASISEISARVQASATGAREAVDQVAATGRSFDALVEAARRIGDVVGLITAIAAQTNLLALNATIEAARAGEAGKGFAVVASEVKSLANQTSKATEEITTLITDIQRRTAEAAGSMGQVQAAIRRVDQDSAAIAAAVEEQGAATGEISGSVQQVATATAEVQDIIAEVARSSGETGRAATEVTGSVEEVVHEQEVLQKAVGDFLSRVQQA, encoded by the coding sequence ATGTTCAGGACATCGATTTCCGGGCTGTTGACCACCATCCAGCTCGCCATGCTGGCCGGCCTGCTGGCGGCCGCCTCGATCCTGGCGGCCAATGCCTGGTGGGATCGGGCCGCGGCCGAACGGGTGGTGGATGCCGCCCGCACCGACCGGGCGCTGTTCACAGGCGTGATCGACACCCGAGCCCAGATCGCGGCCGTCCAGACCGCCCTGCTCACCGAAGACGCGCCCCAGACCACGATTTCCCAGGTCCGTGACAAGGCCGATGCCGCAGCGGCGGGCGCCATCGATTTCGCCCGGCGCATGACCGGGGACGAGGCCCGCCGCGGCACCGAGGCCGTCACCGCCGCCATTGCCGCGATGCAGACGAAGCGGGCGACCATCGACAGCCTGGCCGCCCGCCCGCGGGATCAGCGCCAGCTGGCCGACAGCGCGTCCTGGCGCGAGAGCGTCTATGCCAGCGTCAACGCCATGCTCGCCCTGTCCGATCTGATCGGCGACGAGCTGCGCATGACCGATCCGACGATCGCCGAACTGGTTCAGATCCGCCGCTTCGCCTGGCAGCTGCGCGACCAGTTCGGCAGCCAGTGCTCCCTGCTCCGGCCGCTGGTGGCCGCCAGCACGCCGATCCCGCCTGAGACCCGCACGACCTGGGCCGCCGGCATCGGTGGCTGGCGGGCGGCGCTTGCCGGCATCGATGCCCTGATCGCCCGGCCGGGCACGCCGGCAACGGTCGCCGCCCGGATCGGCACCGCCCGTGCCCAGGTGACCGACACCCAGGCGCGCATGGATGCCCTGGTCGCCGGCCTCGACGGCAGCGGCGGGCCGGCCATGGAGGCCCGTGCCTATACCGCCATGTGCAACGGCCCCTTCGACGCCATTCTGGCGATCAGCACCGCCGCCCTCGACGAGGCGGTCCGGCTGGCGGAAGGCCGGCAGTCGGCCGCCACCGTCAATCTCGGCCTCACCCTTGCCGGCTTCGTGCTGGCACTGGCGCTGTCGGTTCTGGGCCTGGTGGTGATCCTCCGCCGCTTCCGCCGGCCGATATCGACCCTGATGACTGCGGTCGGCCGGTTGGGCGCGCACGATTTCGAAACCCCGGTTCCGGCGCCCCGCAATCCCGACGAGATCGGCCGCCTCGCGATCGCGCTTGAAGATCTGAGGATCAACGCGCGCGAAGCCGGGCGGCTGGAAGCCGAAGCCGCCACCGCCCGGGCCCGCGACGTCGCCCGTGCAAAAACCATCCACGATCTCAGCCGCAGCTTCGAGGGAGAGGTGACCGCGGCACTCGCCGGCATCAGCCATGCCGGCAACACGCTCAGGAACACCGCCGCCCATATGCGCGCACTGGCCGATGCCGCCAGCGCGCGCGCCACCACCGGCGCCGGTGCCACGGCCGAGGCGGCCTCCAGCGTTCAGACCGTCGCCGCCGCCACCGAGGAACTCGCGGCCTCGATCTCTGAAATCAGCGCCCGCGTCCAGGCCAGCGCCACCGGCGCCCGCGAAGCCGTGGATCAGGTGGCCGCCACCGGCCGCAGCTTCGATGCGCTGGTCGAGGCGGCGCGGCGCATCGGCGATGTCGTGGGCCTGATCACCGCCATCGCCGCCCAGACCAATCTTCTGGCGCTCAACGCCACGATCGAGGCGGCGCGGGCCGGAGAGGCCGGCAAGGGTTTCGCGGTCGTGGCGTCGGAGGTGAAGAGCCTCGCCAACCAGACCTCGAAGGCGACCGAGGAAATCACCACCCTCATCACCGACATTCAGCGCCGTACGGCCGAGGCGGCGGGGTCGATGGGCCAGGTTCAGGCTGCGATCCGCAGGGTCGACCAGGACAGTGCCGCCATCGCCGCCGCGGTGGAGGAACAGGGCGCCGCCACCGGCGAAATCTCGGGCTCCGTCCAGCAGGTCGCGACCGCCACCGCCGAGGTTCAGGACATCATCGCCGAGGTCGCGCGATCGAGCGGCGAAACCGGCCGGGCCGCAACCGAAGTCACCGGCTCGGTCGAAGAGGTGGTGCACGAACAGGAGGTGCTGCAAAAGGCGGTGGGCGATTTCCTCAGCCGCGTGCAGCAGGCCTGA
- a CDS encoding lasso peptide biosynthesis B2 protein, translated as MTTEPAAASSAPAATPPRPRGDIWIQRLLVIEAAFCLALAVTSVKLIPFRRLAAWSSRRPEGARLMPPDTTDLNVLRADPDWRQSWRIGRLVAVAARKVPFKAVCLPQALAGQSMLRRRGVPVEIVYGVKRDTETGGIAAHAWLEYRGCGFLGQEVAPDHTEIARFPADRARRPG; from the coding sequence ATGACCACAGAGCCCGCCGCCGCCTCCTCTGCCCCGGCCGCCACACCGCCGCGGCCGCGGGGTGATATCTGGATCCAGCGCCTGCTGGTGATCGAAGCGGCCTTTTGCCTGGCGCTGGCGGTGACGTCGGTGAAGCTGATCCCGTTCCGTCGGCTGGCTGCCTGGTCGTCGCGGCGGCCGGAAGGCGCGCGGCTGATGCCGCCGGATACCACCGATCTGAATGTCCTGAGGGCGGATCCGGACTGGCGCCAGTCCTGGCGTATCGGCCGGCTGGTGGCGGTGGCGGCCCGCAAGGTGCCGTTCAAGGCGGTCTGTCTGCCCCAGGCGCTTGCCGGGCAGAGCATGCTCAGGCGCCGCGGCGTGCCGGTGGAGATCGTCTATGGCGTGAAGCGCGATACCGAAACCGGCGGCATCGCCGCCCATGCCTGGCTGGAATATCGCGGCTGCGGGTTTCTGGGCCAGGAGGTGGCGCCGGACCATACCGAGATCGCCCGCTTCCCTGCCGATCGGGCCCGCCGCCCGGGCTGA
- a CDS encoding MmgE/PrpD family protein has translation MTVASPPALPADIVDAFATHVARTRYEHLPPLAVAKAKTFLLDTIGVGLAGTSGPHFARISRAAEAWGRGEEATVWGSGLKLPAPSAAMVNAYLIHCLEYDCVHERAVVHPMATILSAFFAWAERAGGRGRPVDGRQLLTSLAVGVDMSGLLGSATTAPIRFFRPAVAGGFGAVSAIGSAAGFTAAQMADAYGIQYGQCAGTLQPHAEGSGLLPLQIGFNARAAITSADLVEAGFDGPHDVLTGQYGYYNLFELGRYSPEVIPDELGRVWQIARLSHKPFPSGRLTHGALDGLRRVMAEGVTAADIASVEIQAPPLVKRLVGRPDLDNPPANYAKLCLSFVAATLLLRGRVDVPEFAGDTVLNDPEIHAYAKRISVVDDGNPDQNALAPQRVIIRLVSGGTRVIDLPQVYGHPEAPLTDAENRAKFARCCGWAVPPVPDARRAEIERMVDEIEDVTDVGQIAKLMVSEG, from the coding sequence ATGACCGTCGCCTCCCCACCCGCCTTGCCGGCCGATATCGTCGACGCCTTCGCGACACATGTGGCGCGCACCCGTTACGAGCATCTGCCGCCGCTTGCCGTGGCCAAGGCCAAGACCTTCCTGCTCGACACCATCGGTGTCGGGCTGGCCGGCACCTCGGGTCCCCATTTTGCCCGCATCTCCAGGGCGGCAGAGGCCTGGGGCCGGGGTGAAGAGGCGACGGTCTGGGGCAGCGGGCTGAAGCTGCCCGCCCCCTCGGCCGCCATGGTGAATGCCTATCTGATCCATTGCCTGGAATATGATTGCGTACATGAGCGCGCCGTCGTCCACCCGATGGCCACCATCCTGTCGGCCTTCTTCGCCTGGGCGGAACGCGCCGGCGGCCGCGGCCGGCCGGTCGATGGCCGCCAGCTGCTGACCTCGCTTGCCGTCGGTGTCGACATGTCGGGTCTGCTGGGCTCCGCCACCACGGCGCCGATCCGCTTCTTCCGCCCGGCGGTTGCCGGCGGCTTCGGCGCCGTCTCGGCGATCGGCAGCGCCGCGGGCTTCACCGCCGCCCAGATGGCCGATGCCTATGGCATCCAGTACGGCCAATGCGCCGGCACGCTGCAACCCCATGCCGAAGGCTCGGGCCTGCTGCCGCTGCAGATCGGCTTCAACGCCCGCGCCGCCATCACTTCGGCCGATCTGGTCGAGGCGGGGTTCGACGGGCCGCATGACGTGCTCACCGGCCAGTACGGCTATTACAACCTGTTCGAACTCGGCCGGTATTCGCCCGAGGTCATCCCCGACGAGCTGGGCCGGGTCTGGCAGATCGCCCGGCTGTCGCACAAGCCCTTCCCCAGCGGCCGCCTGACCCATGGCGCGCTCGACGGGCTGCGGCGGGTGATGGCAGAGGGCGTTACCGCCGCCGACATCGCCTCGGTCGAGATCCAGGCGCCGCCGCTGGTGAAGCGGCTGGTCGGCCGGCCCGATCTGGACAATCCGCCGGCCAATTACGCCAAGCTGTGCCTGTCTTTCGTGGCCGCCACCCTGCTGCTGCGCGGCCGGGTGGACGTGCCTGAATTCGCCGGCGACACCGTGCTGAACGACCCCGAAATCCATGCCTATGCAAAGCGGATCAGCGTGGTCGACGACGGCAATCCCGATCAGAACGCGCTTGCCCCGCAGCGGGTGATCATCCGCCTGGTATCGGGCGGCACCAGGGTGATCGACCTGCCCCAGGTGTACGGCCATCCGGAAGCGCCGCTCACGGATGCCGAGAACCGCGCCAAATTCGCCCGCTGCTGCGGCTGGGCGGTGCCGCCGGTGCCGGATGCCCGCCGCGCCGAGATCGAGCGCATGGTCGACGAGATCGAAGACGTCACCGATGTCGGCCAGATCGCGAAACTGATGGTTTCGGAAGGCTGA
- a CDS encoding CaiB/BaiF CoA transferase family protein, with translation MKLQGIKVVDLSLFLPGPYLTMVMADHGAEVIKVEPPAGEPTRDIGAKAGGTSVWFRNTHRGKRCVTLDLKHPDDKARLFEMLAEADVMVEAFRPGVAARLGIDYETVRAINPRIVYCAISAFGQTGPDRDRPAHDIAVEALAGVLSLNLGQDGKPTHPHIPVADANAALLGLAGVLMALLRRTTTGRGDYIDMAMLDATMAWLPNATGDLFATGRPPVVKEQRQWGGGSFYQIYETADGRHIVLGGSEHKFVETLLKALGREDLIPAASSPPGPAHAETTAFLRGVFRTRSRADWEAWFEGRDVCFAPLLDLAEAFARPQVQAREMLIRDAEGNLHVGTPIRFLDEPGRIDTRVPAREPLPPR, from the coding sequence ATGAAGCTTCAGGGCATCAAGGTCGTCGACCTGTCGCTGTTCCTGCCCGGCCCGTATCTCACCATGGTCATGGCCGATCACGGTGCCGAGGTGATCAAGGTCGAACCGCCGGCGGGGGAGCCGACCCGCGACATCGGCGCCAAAGCCGGCGGCACCAGCGTCTGGTTCCGCAACACCCATCGCGGCAAGCGCTGCGTCACGCTCGACCTCAAACATCCCGACGACAAGGCGCGGCTGTTCGAAATGCTGGCCGAGGCCGATGTGATGGTCGAGGCCTTCCGCCCCGGCGTCGCCGCCCGTCTCGGCATCGATTACGAGACGGTGAGGGCGATCAACCCGCGCATCGTCTATTGCGCGATCTCGGCCTTCGGCCAGACGGGGCCCGATCGCGACCGCCCGGCCCATGACATCGCGGTCGAGGCGCTGGCCGGCGTGCTCAGCCTCAATCTGGGTCAGGACGGCAAGCCCACCCATCCGCATATCCCCGTCGCCGATGCCAATGCGGCCCTGCTGGGCCTGGCCGGCGTGCTGATGGCGCTGCTGCGGCGGACGACCACCGGGCGCGGCGACTATATCGACATGGCGATGCTGGATGCGACCATGGCCTGGCTGCCCAATGCCACCGGCGATCTGTTCGCCACCGGTCGGCCGCCGGTGGTGAAGGAACAGCGCCAATGGGGCGGCGGCTCGTTCTATCAGATCTACGAGACTGCCGACGGCCGCCACATCGTGCTGGGCGGCAGCGAGCATAAATTCGTCGAAACCCTGCTGAAGGCGCTCGGCCGCGAGGATCTGATCCCCGCCGCCTCCAGCCCGCCCGGCCCCGCCCATGCCGAGACCACGGCATTCCTGCGCGGTGTTTTCCGCACCCGCAGCCGGGCCGATTGGGAGGCCTGGTTCGAAGGCCGCGACGTGTGTTTCGCCCCCCTGCTGGACCTGGCCGAGGCCTTCGCCCGGCCGCAGGTTCAGGCCCGCGAGATGCTGATCCGCGATGCCGAAGGCAATCTCCATGTCGGCACGCCGATCCGCTTCCTGGACGAGCCCGGCCGTATCGACACCAGGGTCCCGGCGCGGGAGCCCCTCCCCCCGCGCTGA